In a genomic window of Occallatibacter riparius:
- a CDS encoding alpha/beta hydrolase has translation MTSQRKATIVFCHGIWADGSCFSKVIPALQADGHEVIAVQYSLESFEEDVAMVKHTLNRVSSPVLLVGHSYGGATITASGVDERVAGLVYIGAVAPDVGETVQDQLNKYPSDIFSRVEVADGYAWMLPNATEFFCGDLSEQEQKLVWATHFPPHADLFTRCAVQRTPWKSKPSWYILCLQDHTVHPDLQRWVSKRMGATVIEVESSHVPMLSKPDVVLDVIRKAAAAVMEKKDTLAYSS, from the coding sequence ATGACAAGTCAGCGCAAAGCGACTATCGTCTTCTGTCACGGCATTTGGGCCGATGGCTCGTGCTTCAGCAAGGTCATTCCCGCATTGCAAGCGGACGGCCATGAGGTCATTGCAGTTCAATACAGCTTGGAGTCGTTCGAAGAGGACGTGGCCATGGTTAAGCACACTCTCAACCGTGTCAGTAGCCCCGTTCTCCTCGTCGGCCACTCCTATGGCGGCGCCACGATCACCGCCTCGGGAGTCGATGAGCGCGTGGCTGGTCTCGTCTACATTGGAGCGGTTGCGCCGGACGTCGGCGAGACTGTTCAGGACCAACTCAACAAGTATCCCTCGGATATCTTTTCTCGCGTAGAGGTCGCTGATGGCTACGCCTGGATGCTTCCGAATGCGACCGAGTTCTTCTGCGGCGACCTTTCCGAGCAGGAGCAGAAACTCGTCTGGGCGACACATTTCCCACCTCACGCCGACCTCTTCACGCGTTGTGCTGTTCAGCGTACCCCGTGGAAGTCGAAGCCAAGCTGGTACATTTTGTGCCTGCAAGACCATACCGTTCACCCCGATCTCCAACGATGGGTCTCGAAGCGCATGGGAGCGACTGTGATTGAGGTCGAAAGCAGTCACGTACCGATGCTCTCCAAACCCGATGTCGTTCTCGATGTGATTCGAAAAGCTGCTGCAGCCGTGATGGAAAAGAAGGACACATTGGCGTATTCCTCTTAG
- a CDS encoding alpha/beta fold hydrolase: protein MPSAHAKGFIMATQHKPSIVFVHDIWADGSSFSKLIPPLQADGYEVLASQHRLDTFDDDIETVRQTIDRASGPVLLVGHSYGGSLITHAGTDPRVAGLVYIAALSLDSGETLHGLQAKFPTADIYSHIDVRFGRAWMKPDGIACFVGDLPDHEQKLVWATQNPCAADLLAEIAGGIGWKSKPSWYIVCTNDRTLHPELQHFMAKRMRSTIFEIASGHVPMLSQPKVVLDVIREAGAAIMNGAEKHSQVHSRSPLVR, encoded by the coding sequence GTGCCCTCGGCACACGCGAAGGGCTTTATTATGGCTACTCAGCACAAGCCAAGCATCGTTTTCGTCCACGATATCTGGGCCGACGGTTCTTCTTTCAGCAAGTTGATACCGCCGCTCCAGGCCGATGGGTATGAAGTCCTTGCGTCTCAACACCGACTGGACACTTTTGACGACGATATAGAAACCGTGAGGCAAACGATAGATCGCGCGAGCGGCCCTGTTTTGCTGGTTGGCCATTCGTACGGCGGCTCGCTTATCACGCACGCTGGAACGGACCCTCGAGTGGCAGGCCTCGTCTACATCGCGGCCCTCAGTCTCGACTCGGGCGAGACCTTGCATGGGCTTCAAGCCAAGTTCCCAACTGCGGACATCTACTCGCACATAGATGTGAGATTTGGGCGCGCCTGGATGAAGCCCGATGGAATTGCATGTTTCGTGGGAGATCTGCCTGATCATGAGCAGAAATTAGTCTGGGCGACACAGAACCCGTGCGCAGCCGATTTACTTGCCGAAATCGCCGGGGGCATCGGATGGAAGTCGAAGCCAAGCTGGTACATCGTCTGCACGAACGACCGCACTCTACATCCCGAACTGCAGCACTTCATGGCAAAGAGAATGAGGTCAACCATCTTCGAGATAGCAAGCGGTCATGTTCCGATGTTGTCCCAGCCCAAAGTCGTGCTGGATGTCATCAGGGAAGCAGGCGCTGCGATTATGAATGGCGCAGAAAAGCATTCCCAGGTTCATAGTAGATCGCCGCTGGTGAGATGA
- a CDS encoding Dps family protein, with protein sequence MKKGNMTGSGSATSAPPALQLSHEGRQEIGELLRFLLADFFTLYIKTKSFHWHMQGPHFRDYHLLLDEQSEELFEATDAIAERARKIGQSTIRSIGDIARFQRLNDAEISDAPPVAMLQMLYEDNAALAGFMRSTHQVCDASGDPATASLLENWIDEAERRSWFLSATVKSAC encoded by the coding sequence ATGAAAAAAGGCAACATGACAGGTTCAGGTTCCGCAACTTCCGCACCACCTGCACTTCAACTTTCGCATGAAGGTCGGCAAGAGATCGGCGAACTGCTACGTTTCTTGTTGGCGGACTTCTTTACTCTCTACATCAAGACCAAAAGCTTCCACTGGCATATGCAGGGCCCGCATTTTCGCGACTATCATCTTCTGCTTGACGAACAATCCGAAGAACTGTTCGAGGCAACCGACGCAATTGCTGAAAGAGCAAGGAAGATCGGTCAGTCCACGATTCGCTCCATCGGTGATATTGCTCGCTTTCAACGCTTGAATGACGCTGAGATCAGCGACGCTCCTCCAGTCGCCATGCTGCAAATGCTTTATGAAGACAATGCCGCATTAGCAGGCTTCATGCGCAGCACTCACCAGGTGTGCGATGCCTCAGGCGATCCTGCTACGGCGAGCCTGTTAGAGAACTGGATCGACGAGGCTGAACGTCGGTCGTGGTTCCTGTCCGCAACGGTCAAGTCTGCCTGCTAA
- a CDS encoding LacI family DNA-binding transcriptional regulator — MANMNQIPKLAGVSLGTVSHVLNDTVKVREPLRSRVLEAIRKTGYQPSQLARGLREQSRHQRR; from the coding sequence ATGGCAAACATGAATCAGATCCCGAAGCTCGCGGGCGTATCTCTGGGCACTGTTTCGCACGTTCTCAACGACACGGTCAAGGTGCGCGAGCCGCTGCGCAGTCGCGTCCTCGAGGCAATCCGGAAGACAGGGTATCAGCCCAGCCAACTGGCGCGAGGACTCCGCGAACAATCTCGCCACCAGCGAAGGTGA
- a CDS encoding single-stranded DNA-binding protein codes for MAKSVNKVILLGNVGKDPEIRSTGGGTMVANFTLATTDRAKDQQGNWQDKTEWHNLVAFQRTAEIVRDYVKKGTKLYVEGKIQTRSWDDKESGQKRYRTEIIVNDISLLSGRDDAGGGGGYSRGSNAGSFDQRQPAAQEDFAQSAEISDDDIPF; via the coding sequence ATGGCGAAGAGCGTTAACAAAGTGATATTGCTCGGCAACGTAGGCAAGGATCCTGAGATTCGTTCGACGGGGGGCGGCACCATGGTCGCGAACTTCACGCTGGCGACAACGGACCGGGCCAAAGATCAGCAGGGCAACTGGCAGGACAAGACCGAGTGGCACAACCTGGTGGCGTTCCAGCGCACGGCGGAGATCGTGCGCGACTACGTGAAGAAGGGCACCAAGCTCTACGTGGAAGGCAAGATCCAGACGCGCAGCTGGGACGACAAAGAGTCCGGGCAGAAGCGGTATCGCACGGAGATCATCGTGAACGACATTTCGCTGCTGTCGGGCCGGGATGATGCGGGCGGAGGTGGCGGGTATAGCCGAGGGTCGAATGCGGGCAGCTTTGATCAGCGGCAGCCGGCGGCTCAGGAGGACTTTGCGCAGTCGGCTGAGATCTCGGACGACGATATTCCGTTCTAG
- a CDS encoding dihydrodipicolinate synthase family protein, with protein sequence MQWKGVMPAMTTAFDAELKVDHAFIGRHARWLRDNGCAGMVCLGSLGEAATLTFDEKISVIQTVAGAVSPQIPVVAAISALSTAEAVALAQSVSRAGAQGLMILPPYVYQGDWREMKAHVAAILAATELPAMLYNNPVAYGTDFTPEQIQELAREFPSLAAVKESSTDVRRVTAIRALTGDRLAIFVGVDDAIVEGIDAGAVGWIAGLVNAFPRESVDLFNFATEGRKQEAFELYRWFLPLLRMDTVPKFVQLIKQVQQEAGLGSARVRPPRLQLEGPELAAAKADYAQAAAHRPAVAKRSTALPR encoded by the coding sequence ATGCAATGGAAAGGCGTAATGCCCGCGATGACCACCGCGTTTGATGCCGAGCTGAAAGTTGATCACGCCTTCATCGGTCGACACGCACGCTGGCTGCGCGATAACGGATGCGCCGGCATGGTCTGCCTGGGCTCCTTAGGCGAAGCCGCCACTCTCACCTTTGATGAGAAGATCTCGGTGATACAAACCGTCGCCGGAGCTGTATCGCCTCAAATTCCGGTGGTTGCGGCAATCTCGGCGTTGTCCACTGCAGAAGCAGTCGCACTCGCGCAATCAGTTTCTCGGGCCGGCGCGCAGGGCCTCATGATTCTGCCGCCCTACGTCTATCAAGGTGATTGGCGCGAGATGAAAGCGCATGTCGCCGCTATTCTCGCAGCCACTGAGCTGCCTGCCATGCTCTACAACAATCCCGTGGCCTACGGCACCGACTTCACTCCCGAGCAAATTCAGGAACTCGCGCGTGAATTTCCCAGTCTCGCCGCCGTCAAGGAATCCTCGACAGACGTGCGCCGCGTGACCGCGATCCGCGCTTTGACCGGAGATCGGCTCGCCATCTTTGTCGGTGTGGATGATGCAATTGTTGAGGGAATTGACGCCGGAGCCGTTGGCTGGATCGCCGGCCTCGTCAACGCATTCCCGCGCGAGTCCGTCGATCTCTTCAACTTCGCAACGGAAGGCCGCAAGCAGGAAGCCTTCGAGCTCTACCGCTGGTTTCTGCCCCTGCTGCGCATGGACACGGTGCCAAAATTCGTTCAGCTCATCAAGCAGGTGCAGCAGGAAGCCGGCCTGGGCTCCGCACGCGTGCGCCCGCCGCGCCTCCAGTTGGAAGGACCAGAACTTGCCGCCGCAAAGGCCGACTATGCGCAAGCCGCGGCCCATCGGCCGGCAGTCGCGAAACGCAGCACTGCACTTCCGCGCTGA
- a CDS encoding NAD(P)/FAD-dependent oxidoreductase has product MTMAASSFDVIIAGGGIVGAACAAACARQGMRVALVERDVLGSGATAAGMGHIVVMDDSDAQFALTRYSQLLWHALSLKLPASCEYEQRGTLWIAADDEEMAEAERKHAFYTARNVPAVLLNAQQLAQRESNLRSGLAGALLVPDDAVAYPPTVALHLAHEAQQHGATLIVGRSISRMANGEAVLDDGSHLKAPRLLNATGAWSPQFDADIPVKKRKGHLVITDRYPNFVRHQLVELGYLKSAHSIGADSVAFNVQPRSTGQVLIGSSRQYGNEDPAVDQHMITAVLQRAALYMPSLQSMSAIRVWTGFRAATPDKLPLIGPSTADDSVWLATGHEGLGITTSLGTAELIVASFSGKQPPIAPDPYLPSRYKQSTRYSEHHKEPQCNGKA; this is encoded by the coding sequence ATGACCATGGCTGCCTCATCGTTCGACGTGATCATCGCCGGTGGCGGCATCGTGGGAGCGGCCTGCGCCGCGGCCTGCGCACGCCAAGGCATGCGCGTCGCTCTCGTCGAGCGCGATGTCCTCGGCAGCGGCGCAACCGCCGCCGGCATGGGCCACATCGTTGTCATGGACGATTCCGATGCTCAGTTCGCGCTGACCCGCTACAGTCAGCTTCTGTGGCACGCGCTCAGCCTCAAGCTCCCCGCTTCATGCGAGTATGAGCAGCGCGGTACTCTCTGGATCGCCGCTGATGATGAGGAGATGGCCGAAGCAGAGCGCAAGCATGCCTTCTACACAGCCCGCAATGTTCCCGCTGTACTACTGAACGCACAGCAGCTTGCTCAGCGTGAATCAAACCTACGCTCCGGCCTCGCAGGCGCGCTGCTCGTGCCTGACGATGCCGTTGCCTATCCTCCGACAGTTGCCCTTCACCTCGCCCATGAAGCGCAGCAACACGGCGCGACTCTCATCGTCGGCCGCTCCATTTCGCGAATGGCCAACGGCGAAGCCGTTCTCGACGACGGCTCGCATCTAAAAGCGCCTCGCCTGTTGAATGCAACCGGTGCCTGGTCTCCGCAGTTCGACGCTGACATCCCAGTTAAAAAGCGCAAAGGCCACCTCGTCATCACCGATCGCTACCCTAATTTCGTCCGTCACCAGCTCGTCGAGCTCGGCTATCTCAAGAGCGCCCACAGCATCGGCGCAGACTCCGTCGCCTTCAACGTGCAGCCGCGCAGCACCGGCCAAGTACTCATCGGCTCATCCCGCCAATATGGCAATGAAGATCCCGCCGTCGATCAGCACATGATCACCGCCGTGCTCCAGCGCGCGGCCCTCTACATGCCCTCTCTGCAATCCATGAGCGCGATTCGCGTCTGGACCGGCTTCCGCGCAGCCACACCGGACAAGCTGCCCCTCATCGGTCCCTCGACCGCCGACGATTCGGTCTGGCTTGCCACAGGACATGAAGGCCTCGGCATCACCACTTCGCTCGGAACCGCAGAGCTCATCGTCGCGTCTTTCAGTGGCAAGCAGCCACCTATCGCACCCGACCCGTATCTGCCATCCCGTTACAAACAGTCGACACGCTACTCTGAACATCACAAGGAGCCGCAATGCAATGGAAAGGCGTAA
- a CDS encoding proline racemase family protein codes for MPIPHSGPRGSPETDVWQAVPASIIAAATLDPARTPTVRPLIEIDICSDDSKDIGELTTTPIVADCILRMSNTSFSHQDCRPAMTPAQHSLQKIVVLDSHTAGEPTRCVLSGGPDLGAGPLAKRLERLRTEHDHLRRAILCEPRGSDVIVGAWILPPDTPDCAAAVIFFNNAGYLGMCGHGTIGVAVTLAHLGRITPGAHRIQTPVGIVRVQLDSPNTATIENIPAYRHIANARVHVPQFGEIIGDVAWGGNWFFLIKDHPFDLRLENVDQLTDFTWAVRNALTSAEITGANRAEIDHIELFSDPLDPANHSRNFVLCPGKAYDRSPCGTGTSAKMACLIADGKLAPGETWRQEGILGTVFEGRVRMEGKQVIPSITGSAFVTAESTLLYDPTDPFRDGIG; via the coding sequence ATGCCCATCCCGCACAGCGGTCCGCGCGGCTCGCCTGAAACAGACGTGTGGCAAGCCGTACCCGCCAGCATCATCGCAGCAGCCACACTCGATCCCGCGCGCACCCCAACCGTCCGCCCGTTGATCGAAATCGATATTTGTTCGGATGACTCGAAAGACATAGGCGAGCTCACGACGACTCCGATTGTAGCGGACTGTATACTTCGCATGAGCAACACCTCATTCAGCCATCAGGACTGCCGCCCAGCCATGACTCCGGCCCAGCATTCTCTCCAAAAGATCGTCGTCCTCGATTCGCACACAGCCGGCGAACCAACACGCTGCGTGCTCTCCGGCGGCCCTGACCTCGGCGCAGGCCCGCTCGCCAAACGCCTCGAACGGCTGCGCACTGAACACGACCACCTGCGCCGCGCGATTCTTTGCGAACCACGCGGTTCCGACGTCATCGTAGGCGCCTGGATTCTGCCGCCCGATACTCCCGATTGCGCAGCCGCCGTCATCTTCTTCAACAACGCCGGCTATCTCGGCATGTGCGGACACGGCACCATCGGTGTCGCCGTCACCCTCGCTCACCTCGGCCGCATCACGCCCGGCGCGCATCGTATTCAAACTCCAGTCGGCATTGTGCGCGTCCAACTCGACTCCCCGAACACCGCAACTATCGAAAACATTCCCGCCTACCGCCACATCGCGAACGCCCGTGTACACGTCCCTCAGTTCGGCGAAATCATCGGTGACGTAGCCTGGGGCGGCAACTGGTTCTTCCTCATCAAAGATCATCCATTCGATCTCCGCCTCGAGAACGTCGATCAGCTCACGGACTTCACATGGGCCGTGCGCAACGCACTCACCTCAGCAGAAATCACCGGCGCCAACCGCGCGGAGATCGACCACATCGAGTTGTTCAGCGACCCTCTCGATCCTGCCAATCACAGCCGCAACTTCGTGCTGTGTCCCGGCAAGGCCTACGATCGTTCCCCCTGCGGAACCGGCACCAGCGCCAAGATGGCCTGCCTTATCGCCGACGGCAAACTCGCGCCAGGAGAAACATGGCGTCAGGAAGGGATTCTCGGCACCGTATTCGAAGGCCGCGTGCGCATGGAAGGCAAACAAGTCATCCCCAGCATCACCGGCTCAGCGTTCGTCACCGCTGAATCCACTCTCCTCTACGATCCAACTGATCCGTTTCGTGATGGAATCGGCTAA
- a CDS encoding (2Fe-2S)-binding protein — translation MAAAMMLAGTACHTSVSGEPRGPLCGMGICMECRATVDGVAHVRTCQVLVKDGMRVTTG, via the coding sequence GTGGCTGCTGCGATGATGCTGGCGGGTACGGCTTGCCACACGTCTGTTTCAGGCGAGCCGCGCGGACCGCTGTGCGGGATGGGCATCTGCATGGAATGCCGAGCCACCGTGGACGGGGTTGCTCATGTGCGTACGTGCCAGGTGTTGGTGAAAGATGGCATGCGGGTAACGACCGGATGA
- a CDS encoding NAD(P)/FAD-dependent oxidoreductase, protein MSAREVLVVGAGPAGMAAAAAVAEGGCRVRVIDENASAGGQIWRGYGSDPKGGAPRFARLMQRLAAAQVEMVAGTRVVAQPAKGVLRVEGDAGSGDLSFDKLILATGARERFLPFPGWTLPGVLGTGGLQAMVKAGLPIAGKRVVLAGSGPLLLAVAANLAKQGAEIAGIFEQAPMSRLMAFGVSLMSHPGKIVEGLRYGSAVKGAGYRTSAWVTRADGTDRLMSVTVSIGGKAREIGCDYLGCGFHLVPNLELPRLLGCATEEGFVRVDAGQQSSVEGVYCAGELTGVGGLEKALIEGEIAGLAAAGRSAVHLFPRRDRQMRFARKLDEAFALRGELGELAAEDTIVCRCEDVRRGALEGMRSGREAKLHTRCGMGPCQGRVCGPATLFLFGWDAESVRPPITPARIETIAADVSDVASAQDVR, encoded by the coding sequence ATGAGCGCGCGCGAGGTGCTCGTAGTAGGTGCTGGGCCGGCGGGGATGGCGGCTGCGGCTGCAGTAGCCGAGGGTGGCTGTCGGGTGCGCGTAATCGATGAGAACGCATCGGCCGGTGGGCAGATCTGGCGCGGCTATGGATCGGATCCCAAAGGCGGTGCGCCGCGCTTTGCGAGGCTGATGCAGCGATTGGCCGCTGCGCAGGTTGAGATGGTTGCAGGAACGCGGGTGGTGGCGCAGCCTGCGAAGGGTGTGCTGCGCGTTGAGGGCGATGCAGGCAGTGGCGATCTGAGCTTCGACAAGCTGATTCTGGCCACGGGCGCGCGCGAGCGATTTCTGCCGTTTCCGGGATGGACATTGCCGGGGGTGCTGGGGACGGGCGGGCTGCAAGCAATGGTGAAGGCGGGGCTGCCAATCGCGGGGAAACGCGTGGTTCTGGCGGGGAGTGGGCCATTGCTGCTTGCGGTTGCCGCGAATCTTGCGAAGCAGGGCGCGGAGATCGCGGGAATTTTTGAACAGGCGCCGATGTCGCGGCTGATGGCCTTTGGGGTGAGCCTGATGTCGCATCCGGGCAAGATTGTGGAGGGGCTTCGCTACGGCTCTGCAGTAAAGGGCGCGGGCTATCGCACGAGTGCATGGGTGACCCGAGCGGATGGAACGGATCGGCTGATGTCCGTGACAGTGAGCATCGGCGGGAAGGCGCGGGAGATCGGTTGCGATTATCTCGGCTGCGGATTTCATCTTGTGCCGAACCTGGAACTGCCTCGGCTGCTTGGGTGCGCCACGGAAGAAGGATTTGTTCGGGTCGATGCGGGGCAGCAGTCGAGTGTAGAGGGCGTCTATTGTGCGGGGGAGCTCACCGGCGTGGGCGGCCTGGAGAAGGCGCTGATTGAAGGTGAGATTGCGGGGCTTGCGGCTGCTGGCCGATCCGCTGTGCATCTGTTTCCTCGGCGTGACCGGCAGATGCGGTTTGCGCGGAAGCTGGATGAGGCGTTCGCGCTGCGCGGGGAACTAGGAGAGTTGGCAGCAGAAGACACGATTGTATGTCGCTGCGAGGATGTTCGGCGTGGTGCTCTGGAAGGCATGCGCAGCGGTCGCGAGGCCAAATTGCACACGCGCTGCGGGATGGGACCGTGCCAGGGGCGCGTCTGCGGTCCGGCGACGTTGTTCTTGTTCGGCTGGGACGCCGAGAGCGTCAGGCCGCCGATTACGCCTGCGCGCATTGAGACGATTGCCGCGGACGTCAGTGATGTTGCGTCGGCTCAAGACGTAAGGTGA
- a CDS encoding COX15/CtaA family protein has product MSSAAISVDAARLPSPALRRFAWFVLVYFIAVILWGGLVRATGSGAGCGDHWPLCNGTVVQHSPRLDTMIEFTHRFTSGISFFSAVGLLVWTFAGTVKGHLARAAAVWTVVFTLVEAVLGALLVKLGLTAQSQSPLRAPYLALHLTNTLLLLAALTLSAHLLSRRQGYTRATVRLVAPIGAVAAVIVVMMVGVTGSLAALGDTLFPARSLGAALAQDFSATSGWLVRWRWTHPTVAFFASVFLIWLLVRASRRTAHWDNRGLSALVLVLLAAQYVLGVLDVVLLAPTWLQIAHLLGADVLWAALVVLTARVVLEPAKAGSRE; this is encoded by the coding sequence GTGTCTTCTGCCGCAATTTCTGTGGATGCTGCGCGTCTTCCGTCGCCGGCACTGCGCCGTTTCGCGTGGTTTGTGCTGGTGTATTTCATTGCCGTGATTCTGTGGGGCGGGTTGGTGCGCGCGACGGGTTCGGGGGCTGGATGCGGTGACCACTGGCCGCTATGCAACGGCACGGTTGTTCAGCACTCGCCGCGACTGGACACCATGATTGAATTCACGCACCGGTTCACGAGCGGAATCTCGTTCTTTTCCGCTGTGGGACTGCTGGTGTGGACGTTTGCAGGAACGGTGAAGGGGCACCTGGCGAGGGCGGCGGCCGTTTGGACGGTTGTGTTCACGCTGGTGGAGGCGGTCCTGGGGGCCCTGCTGGTGAAGCTGGGGCTCACGGCGCAGAGCCAGTCGCCGTTGAGGGCTCCGTACCTTGCACTACATCTGACTAACACGCTGCTGCTGCTGGCGGCGCTTACGCTGAGCGCTCATCTGTTGAGCAGACGGCAAGGATATACGCGCGCGACGGTGCGGCTGGTGGCGCCGATCGGGGCTGTCGCCGCGGTCATTGTGGTGATGATGGTGGGCGTTACAGGATCGCTGGCCGCGCTTGGAGATACGCTGTTTCCGGCGCGCTCGCTGGGGGCGGCGCTGGCGCAGGATTTTTCTGCGACGAGCGGATGGCTGGTGCGCTGGCGGTGGACACATCCGACGGTCGCGTTCTTTGCGAGCGTGTTTTTGATCTGGCTGCTGGTGCGCGCTTCGAGGCGGACCGCGCATTGGGATAACCGGGGCCTCTCAGCGTTGGTCCTGGTGCTGCTGGCTGCGCAGTATGTGCTCGGCGTTCTGGACGTGGTGCTGCTTGCGCCGACATGGCTGCAGATTGCGCATCTGCTGGGAGCCGACGTGCTGTGGGCGGCGTTGGTGGTGCTGACGGCGCGCGTTGTGCTGGAGCCGGCGAAGGCAGGGAGTCGGGAATAA